In a genomic window of Octadecabacter temperatus:
- a CDS encoding DUF2314 domain-containing protein codes for MRRVVIGAVILGGFWLYNNGHLDSILGSVAPEYVSTGSGDPVTEFSNDDSQMNAAEAEAQATFPKFLANAVDENGAAFDNVMLKAAFPTSGVDNAEVIWISGFQQTSADEFKGFLANQPSMMEGLNAGDEVTFTTDMVRDWSLATDDGQLFGNYTTRVMLPHVDEETAAMLGQMLSPDPVPADWN; via the coding sequence ATGAGACGTGTGGTAATTGGCGCTGTAATTCTTGGCGGGTTCTGGCTTTATAACAACGGCCATCTGGACAGTATCTTAGGAAGCGTAGCACCTGAATACGTGTCGACGGGTAGCGGCGATCCCGTGACCGAATTCAGTAATGATGATTCACAGATGAATGCGGCAGAGGCCGAAGCGCAGGCAACATTCCCGAAATTCTTAGCTAACGCCGTCGATGAAAACGGTGCCGCGTTCGACAATGTTATGCTGAAGGCCGCCTTTCCAACCTCTGGCGTCGACAACGCCGAAGTGATCTGGATTTCCGGTTTTCAACAAACATCCGCGGATGAATTCAAAGGGTTCCTTGCCAATCAGCCAAGCATGATGGAAGGCTTGAACGCTGGCGACGAGGTTACATTCACCACCGATATGGTGCGCGACTGGTCATTGGCCACGGACGATGGGCAACTGTTTGGCAACTACACGACACGAGTGATGTTACCCCACGTGGATGAGGAGACAGCAGCGATGCTAGGTCAAATGCTGTCACCTGATCCTGTACCCGCAGACTGGAACTAA
- a CDS encoding VOC family protein, which yields MQRLSTLSILVPTYEAGLAFFVGQLGFDLLEDTDQGHKRWVKVAPKGAETAFLLAQASTPEQIAAIGNQGGGRVWLILETDDFTRDHAAYLAAGITFEEAPRNEPYGTVAVFNDPFGNRWDLIEFT from the coding sequence GTGCAGCGTCTCTCTACCCTTTCCATCCTTGTTCCCACCTATGAAGCTGGGCTTGCGTTTTTCGTGGGCCAGCTGGGGTTTGACCTGCTCGAAGACACGGACCAAGGTCACAAACGTTGGGTGAAAGTTGCGCCTAAGGGCGCTGAAACCGCGTTTCTTTTGGCCCAAGCCTCGACGCCTGAACAGATCGCCGCGATTGGCAATCAAGGCGGCGGGCGTGTTTGGTTGATTTTGGAGACCGACGACTTCACCCGCGATCACGCGGCCTACCTTGCCGCAGGAATTACGTTTGAAGAAGCCCCCCGCAATGAGCCCTATGGCACCGTGGCTGTGTTCAACGACCCGTTTGGCAACCGCTGGGATCTGATCGAATTTACCTAA
- the pyc gene encoding pyruvate carboxylase — translation MADFQKILIANRGEIAIRIMRAANEMGKKTVAVYAEEDKLGLHRFKADEAYRIGEGLGPVAAYLSIEEIIRVAIESGADAIHPGYGLLSENPEFVDACEANGIKFIGPKAETMRMLGDKASARDVAVDAGVPVIPATGVLGDDMDAIKKEAAEVGYPLMLKASWGGGGRGMRAISSEDELEEKVLEGRREAEAAFGNGAGFLEKMIVKARHVEVQVLGDSHGAIYHLWERDCSVQRRNQKVIERAPAPYLSGTQREQLCNLGKKICEHVNYECAGTVEFLMDMDSGEFYFIEVNPRVQVEHTVTEEVTGIDIVQAQIKIAEGKSLVEATGCASQYDVKLDGHALQTRVTTEDPSNNFIPDYGRIQTYRSATGMGIRLDGGTAYSGAVITRYYDSLLTKVTAWAPTPEAAISRMDRALREFRIRGVSTNIAFVENLLKHPTFLNYEYHTKFIDQTPELFNFKPRRDRATKILTYIADITVNGHPETADRPKPGAEAINPKAPTPRTKDNVPGTRQILDQFGPEAVADWMRDQKQLLITDTTMRDGHQSLLATRMRSVDMVRVAPSYAANMSGLFSMECWGGATFDVAYRFLQECPWQRLRDIRAKMPNIMTQMLLRASNGVGYTNYPDNVVQEFVRQAATSGVDVFRVFDSLNWVENMRVAMDAVIKAEKVCEGTICYTGDMLDPNRSKYDLKYYVGMAKDLEKAGAHVLGLKDMAGLLKPQAATQLIKALKEEVGLPIHFHTHDTSGAAIATVLAASAAGVDCIDAAMDSFSGNTSQPTLGSIVESLRGSERDTGLDISAIREISNYWETVRAHYAPFESGLQAPASEVYLHEMPGGQFTNLKAQARSLGLEERWHEVAQTYADVNQMFGDIVKVTPSSKVVGDMALMMVSQNLTRAQVEDPETDVSFPDSVVDMMRGNLGQPPKGFPDTIVKKVLKDEKPNLTRPGKHLKAVDLEAVRKELSVKLDGAEIDNEDLNGYLMYPKVYTDYAERHETYGPVRTLPTKTFFYGMEPAEEISAEIDPGKTLEIRLQAVSETTEEGEVKVFFELNGQPRTIRVPNRMVAASTVQRPKAEVGNDNHIGAPMPGVVASVVVANGQTVKEGDLLLTIEAMKMETGIHAERDGVVKTIHVAAGGQIDAKDLLVEME, via the coding sequence ATGGCTGACTTTCAGAAAATCCTCATTGCCAACCGTGGTGAAATCGCAATCCGTATCATGCGGGCTGCCAACGAGATGGGAAAGAAAACAGTTGCTGTCTACGCCGAAGAAGACAAGCTTGGCCTGCACCGTTTCAAAGCGGATGAAGCCTACCGTATCGGCGAAGGCCTTGGCCCTGTTGCGGCCTATCTGTCCATTGAGGAAATCATCCGCGTCGCCATAGAATCTGGAGCGGACGCTATTCACCCTGGTTACGGGCTGCTGTCGGAAAACCCTGAATTCGTAGATGCCTGCGAAGCCAACGGTATTAAATTCATCGGCCCCAAAGCTGAAACCATGCGCATGCTGGGCGATAAAGCCAGCGCACGCGACGTTGCGGTTGACGCAGGTGTTCCAGTTATTCCCGCCACGGGCGTGCTCGGTGATGACATGGACGCCATCAAGAAAGAGGCTGCTGAAGTTGGCTACCCACTGATGCTTAAGGCGTCATGGGGTGGTGGTGGTCGCGGTATGCGCGCCATCAGTTCCGAGGATGAGCTAGAAGAAAAGGTACTTGAGGGCCGCCGCGAAGCTGAGGCTGCGTTTGGCAACGGTGCTGGCTTCCTTGAAAAGATGATCGTGAAGGCCCGCCACGTCGAGGTGCAAGTCCTTGGTGACAGCCATGGTGCGATCTACCACCTTTGGGAACGCGATTGTTCTGTGCAGCGCCGCAATCAAAAAGTAATCGAACGCGCCCCTGCCCCGTATCTGTCTGGCACCCAGCGCGAACAGCTGTGTAACCTTGGCAAGAAAATCTGCGAACACGTAAACTATGAATGTGCCGGTACAGTCGAATTCCTAATGGATATGGACAGCGGCGAATTCTACTTCATCGAAGTGAACCCGCGCGTACAGGTTGAGCACACCGTGACCGAAGAAGTCACAGGCATCGACATCGTTCAGGCGCAGATTAAGATTGCCGAAGGCAAATCATTGGTCGAGGCGACGGGCTGTGCAAGCCAGTATGACGTCAAACTCGACGGTCACGCGCTGCAAACTCGCGTAACCACGGAAGACCCATCTAACAACTTCATTCCTGATTATGGTCGTATCCAAACGTACCGAAGCGCGACTGGCATGGGCATCCGTCTGGATGGTGGTACAGCCTATTCCGGCGCGGTTATCACGCGTTATTACGATAGCTTGTTAACCAAAGTGACCGCATGGGCCCCAACGCCCGAGGCCGCGATTTCTCGTATGGACCGCGCGTTGCGTGAATTCCGTATCCGCGGCGTAAGCACCAACATCGCCTTCGTTGAAAACCTGCTCAAGCACCCGACGTTCTTGAACTACGAGTACCACACCAAGTTCATCGATCAGACGCCTGAGCTTTTCAATTTCAAGCCGCGCCGTGACCGTGCGACCAAAATCCTGACCTATATCGCGGACATCACCGTAAACGGGCATCCTGAAACCGCTGATCGCCCGAAGCCCGGCGCAGAAGCGATTAACCCCAAGGCCCCGACCCCGCGCACAAAGGACAACGTTCCAGGTACGCGCCAAATCCTTGACCAGTTTGGTCCAGAAGCCGTGGCCGACTGGATGCGTGATCAGAAGCAACTTTTGATCACAGACACCACGATGCGCGACGGGCACCAGTCCTTGCTGGCCACGCGCATGCGATCTGTCGATATGGTTCGTGTTGCGCCGAGCTATGCTGCAAATATGTCTGGCCTGTTCTCAATGGAATGTTGGGGCGGTGCGACGTTTGATGTGGCTTACCGTTTCTTGCAGGAATGCCCATGGCAGCGCCTGCGCGACATTCGCGCCAAGATGCCCAACATCATGACGCAGATGCTTTTGCGTGCGTCAAATGGCGTTGGCTACACCAACTATCCTGACAACGTCGTGCAGGAATTCGTCCGCCAAGCCGCCACATCTGGCGTCGATGTCTTCCGCGTGTTTGACAGCCTGAACTGGGTTGAAAACATGCGCGTCGCGATGGATGCGGTCATCAAAGCCGAGAAAGTTTGCGAAGGCACGATCTGCTACACTGGCGACATGCTGGACCCTAATCGTTCCAAGTATGACCTGAAATACTACGTCGGCATGGCCAAGGATCTGGAAAAAGCTGGTGCACACGTGCTGGGCCTGAAAGACATGGCCGGCCTGCTGAAGCCACAAGCCGCGACGCAACTGATCAAAGCGCTGAAAGAAGAGGTCGGCCTTCCGATCCATTTCCACACGCACGACACATCGGGTGCTGCAATCGCGACTGTTCTGGCGGCGTCCGCAGCGGGCGTTGATTGTATCGATGCGGCGATGGACAGCTTCTCTGGCAACACATCCCAGCCGACACTGGGTTCCATCGTGGAATCCTTGCGCGGATCTGAGCGTGATACGGGTCTAGATATTTCCGCCATTCGCGAAATTTCCAACTACTGGGAAACTGTTCGCGCCCACTACGCACCGTTTGAATCCGGCCTTCAGGCCCCTGCATCTGAGGTGTACTTGCACGAAATGCCTGGCGGTCAGTTCACCAACCTTAAGGCACAAGCTCGCTCCTTGGGTCTGGAAGAACGCTGGCATGAGGTTGCGCAGACTTACGCAGACGTGAATCAGATGTTTGGTGACATCGTAAAGGTCACGCCGTCCTCCAAGGTCGTTGGCGACATGGCCCTGATGATGGTGTCCCAGAACCTGACACGTGCGCAGGTTGAAGACCCTGAAACAGACGTCTCCTTCCCCGATTCAGTCGTGGATATGATGCGCGGCAACCTTGGTCAGCCACCTAAAGGCTTCCCAGATACGATCGTGAAAAAGGTTCTAAAGGACGAGAAACCAAATCTGACCCGTCCGGGTAAGCACTTGAAAGCCGTGGATTTAGAGGCGGTTCGCAAGGAGCTTTCAGTCAAATTGGATGGGGCGGAAATCGATAATGAAGACCTCAACGGGTACCTGATGTACCCGAAGGTCTACACCGATTACGCGGAACGTCATGAGACTTACGGTCCAGTCCGCACACTTCCAACGAAGACATTCTTTTACGGCATGGAACCAGCCGAAGAAATTTCAGCTGAGATTGATCCAGGTAAAACTTTGGAAATCCGCCTGCAGGCCGTGTCAGAAACCACCGAAGAAGGCGAAGTGAAGGTCTTCTTTGAACTCAACGGTCAACCACGCACCATCCGCGTGCCGAATCGCATGGTTGCAGCGTCCACAGTCCAGCGCCCGAAAGCGGAAGTTGGCAACGACAACCATATCGGCGCACCAATGCCTGGCGTTGTTGCCAGCGTTGTTGTTGCTAATGGTCAGACAGTCAAAGAAGGCGATCTGCTTCTGACGATCGAGGCGATGAAGATGGAAACAGGCATCCACGCTGAACGTGACGGGGTTGTTAAAACGATCCACGTCGCAGCAGGCGGGCAAATCGATGCCAAGGATCTTTTGGTGGAAATGGAGTAA